A single Metarhizium brunneum chromosome 5, complete sequence DNA region contains:
- the RPS3C gene encoding 40S ribosomal protein uS3, producing MAHPGAQISKRRKFVADGVFYAELNEFFQRELAEEGYSGVEVRVTPTVTDIIIRATQTQEVLGEQGRRIRELTSLIQKRFKFPENSVSLYAAKVQNRGLSAVAQCESLRYKLLNGLAVRRACYGVLRFIMESGAKGCEVVVSGKLRAARAKSMKFTDGFMIHSGQPAKEFIDTATRHVLLRQGVLGIKVKIMRGSDPDGKAGPSKSLPDAVTIFEPKEEQVVLQPVSQDYGAKAAAAQASQDARVAEQEAEAEPAQQ from the exons ATGGCTCACCCCGGTGCTCAGAT CTCCAAGAGGAGAAAGTTCGTCGCTGACGGTGTTTTCTACGCCGAGCTGAACGAGTTCTTCCAGCGCGAACTCGCCGAGGAGGGTTACTCCGGCGTCGAAGTCCGCGTCACGCCCACCGTCACGGACATCATCATCCGCGCCACCCAGACCCAGGAGGTCCTCGGCGAGCAGGGCCGCCGCATCCGCGAGCTCACCTCCCTGATCCAGAAGCGATTCAAGTTCCCCGAGAACTCGGTCTCTCTGTACGCCGCCAAGGTCCAGAACCGTGGTCTCTCCGCCGTCGCCCAGTGCGAGTCCCTCCGCTACAAGCTGCTCAACGGCCTGGCCGTCCGCCGCGCCTGCTACGGTGTCCTCCGCTTCATCATGGAGTCGGGCGCCAAGGGCTGCGAGGTCGTCGTCTCCGGCAAGCTCCGTGCCGCCCGTGCCAAGTCCATGAAGTTCACCGACGGCTTCATGATCCACTCCGGCCAGCCCGCCAAGGAGTTCATCGACACTGCTACCCGCCACGTCCTGCTCCGCCAGGGTGTCCTGGGCATCAAGGTCAAGATCATGCGCGGCTCCGACCCCGACGGCAAGGCCGGTCCTTCCAAGTCCCTCCCCGACGCCGTCACCATCTTCGAGCCCAAGGAGGAGCAGGTCGTTCTCCAGCCCGTCAGCCAAGACTACGGcgccaaggctgccgccgcccaggccaGCCAAGATGCCCGCGTTGCCGAGcaggaggccgaggccgagccTGCTCAGCAGTAA
- the SAC1 gene encoding Phosphoinositide 3-phosphatase, translated as MEAKKVVHNVKGIYGGQTTTGILRLTDYHMVFCAPIDQHAGPADPATPPKMRERWLTYPILLYCSLRPTPPTSRQSPSIRIRCRDFTFVTFNFVDNDVAREAFDFIKSRTCKLGTVEKLYAFSHRPLKNEKEMNGWEFYDPKAEFRRQGISEKLPDKGWRVTTINKDYTFCDTYPAFLVVPSKISDNVLKYARDFRSRNRIPVLTYIHPINNCTITRSSQPLSGITRRTNVQDERLVAASFSAWMPGGSEESTPPASQQEPADSSMLEASLSDMERYEDELISRSAAIYDEKTGETRIYGRQQANMIVDARPSINAMVNQVQGMGSENMDKYKFATKTFLSIGNIHVMRNSLNRVVEALKDADISPLPPNRDLLHQSNWLRHIHEILDGSAIITRRIGINHSHVLIHCSDGWDRTSQLSALAQIMLDPYFRTIEGFIVLVEKDWLSFGHMFRLRSGYLNHEDWFAVQKDALAGSKVQPGENDGRNDALQNVLTGARRFFNPTKDESELDTASEVTSGKVVDEEATTPKMVSPVFHQFLDCAYQLIKQNPTRFEYNERFLRRLLYHLYSCQYGTFLYNSEKQRKDARVGERTSSVWDYFLCRKQEFTNPDYDPTVDDRIRGKERIILPNLKEIRWWYQVFGRTDDEMNGSLNAAAAAENGRLAAVSSLQGSPRPDQISRSASGTPKPPGLGNTHSVLTAVETGHETITSDNKHSALRRSASAEGPNAFAAIRDGLSGLNIGKSILSNLGRAEASGSATAPHAEQEMREMT; from the exons atggaagccaagaag GTTGTCCACAATGTCAAGGGCATCTACGGTGGCCAAACCACCACTGGCATCCTGCGACTTACAGACTATCACATGGTGTTTTGCGCTCCTATAGACCAACATGCAGGGCCGGCCGACCCTGCAACACCACCCAAGATGAGAGAGCGGTGGCTGACATATCCAATCCTCTTGTACTGCTCCCTTCGTCCAACGCCTCCTACATCTAGGCAGTCCCCGTCTATACGTATTCGATGTCGCGATTTCACTTTTGTCACCTTCAACTTTGTCGACAATGATGTCGCCCGTGAAGCCTTTGACTTTATCAAGTCGAGAACCTGCAAACTTGGCACAGTGGAAAAACTTTATGCGTTCAGCCACAGACCTCTTAAGAATGAAAAGGAAATGAATGGGTGGGAGTTCTACGACCCCAAGGCTGAGTTCCGGAGGCAGGGTATCAGCGAAAAGTTGCCTGATAAGGGCTGGAGAGTTACTACAATCAATAAGGATTATACATTTTGCGATACTTACCCGGCCTTTCTCGTTGTACCTTCCAAAATCTCGGATAATGTCCTCAAATACGCCAGAGACTTTCGCTCCCGGAATCGTATTCCGGTCTTAACCTATATTCATCCCATCAACAACTGCACAATTACGAGAAGCTCCCAACCACTATCGGGCATTACCAGAAGGACAAATGTGCAAGATGAGAGACTTGTCGCGGCATCTTTCTCCGCCTGGATGCCCGGTGGATCGGAGGAATCTACACCACCTGCGAGCCAACAGGAACCAGCGGACAGTAGCATGTTGGAAGCATCGTTGTCAGATATGGAGCGCTACGAAGATGAATTAATCTCGCGGTCAGCCGCCATCTACGATGAAAAGACGGGCGAAACGAGGATATATGGGCGACAGCAGGCCAATATGATTGTCGACGCTCGCCCCTCGATCAACGCCATGGTCAATCAAGTCCAGGGCATGGGATCCGAGAACATGGACAAGTACAAGTTTGCCACGAAGACCTTTCTCAGTATTGGGAATATCCACGTCATGCGCAACTCGCTGAACAGAGTGGTAGAGGCCCTCAAGGACGCTGACATATCTCCCCTTCCCCCAAATCGAGACCTCCTGCATCAAAGCAACTGGTTGCGACACATTCATGAAATTCTCGACGGTTCAGCCATCATTACCCGTAGAATTGGCATCAACCACTCACACGTACTAATCCATTGCTCCGACGGATGGGATCGCACTAGTCAACTGAGCGCTTTAGCACAAATTATGTTGGATCCTTACTTCAGGACAATAGAAGGCTTCATTGTTCTAGTGGAGAAGGATTGGCTATCATTTGGCCACATGTTCAGGCTCCGGTCTGGATATTTGAACCACGAGGACTGGTTCGCAGTCCAGAAGGACGCCTTGGCTGGGTCCAAGGTTCAACCTGGGGAAAATGACGGTCGCAACGATGCGCTTCAGAACGTTCTCACTGGCGCTAGACGCTTCTTCAATCCGACCAAGGATGAGTCTGAGTTGGACACGGCCAGCGAGGTCACTTCTGGAAAAGTagtcgacgaggaagccaCCACGCCAAAGATGGTGAGCCCTGTGTTCCACCAGTTCCTCGACTGTGCCTATCAGTTGATCAAGCAGAACCCTACCCGTTTTGAATACAACGAGCGCTTCCTCCGCCGTCTTCTTTATCACCTCTACTCCTGTCAATATGGAACATTCTTGTACAACTCTGAGAAACAAAGGAAAGATGCTAGGGTTGGTGAGAGGACGTCATCGGTCTGGGACTACTTCCTATGTCGAAAGCAAGAATTTACAAACCCCGACTACGATCCCACTGTCGATGATCGCATCAGAGGTAAGGAGAGAATTATTCTGCCCAATCTCAAAGAAATAAGATGGTGGTATCAAGTGTTTGGTCGCACTGATGATGAAATGAATGGCTCTTTgaatgctgctgccgctgccgagaATGGCCGCCTTGCAGCAGTGTCAAGTTTACAAGGTTCCCCCCGTCCAGATCAAATCTCGCGATCAGCTTCAGGAACACCGAAACCTCCAGGCTTGGGCAACACCCACTCCGTATTGACAGCAGTGGAAACTGGGCACGAGACAATCACATCAGATAACAAGCATTCTGCATTGCGCCGTAGCGCGTCTGCCGAAGGTCCAAACGCCTTTGCAGCCATTCGGGATGGCCTGTCAGGATTGAACATTGGCAAAAGCATACTAAGCAACCTCGGTCGTGCAGAGGCTTCCGGATCAGCCACAGCTCCGCATGCGGAGCAAGAGATGCGCGAGATGACATAG
- the frs1 gene encoding Phenylalanine--tRNA ligase beta subunit — protein sequence MPTISVDKYKLFEALGKKFTKEEFEDLCFDYGIELDEDTEDQERPIVDGQQEPPQLKIEIGANRYDMLCFEGIALNLNIFLGRIKPPNFRVVEPKDANTQVIKVLPDTTKVRPYVSGAVLRNIKFTADRYESFIALQDKLHQNLARNRTLVSMGTHDLDTIQGPFTYEALPPRDIKFIPLNQTKEMNAEELMTFYETDKHLGRYLHIIRDAPVYPVIYDANRIVCSLPPIINGEHSKITLNTTNVFIEITATDMTKLQIVLDMLVTMFSGYVQEPFTVEPVKIISEHNGLTRVTPSLKPRVTHAEVDYLNSCTGLSETPEGLCKLLTKMAYDSRPSDKDPNLLEVSIPPTRADVLHQCDIMEDLAVCYGFNKLPRTAPTRSATIGAPLMINKLADIVRFEAAMAGWSEVLPLILCSHDENFAWLNRKDDGKTAVRLANPKTLEYQIVRTSLLPGLLKTIRENKGHSVPFKIFEVSDVAFKDESSERKARNERHFAAAWCGKSSGFEVVHGLLDRILSMLRTAFLTHDEGLTAKESVDYQVKQNPTKADGYWIEELKEETFFPGHAAAVHLRLGGKDRRIGEFGIIHPTVLEKFDLRYPVSTLEINLEVFL from the exons ATGCCCACCATCTCTGTGGACAAGTACAAGCTCTTTGAGGCCCTTGGCAAAAA GTTTACCAAGGAAGAGTTCGAAGACCTCTGCTTCGACTATGGCATCGAGCTCGACGAAGATACCGAGGACCAGGAGCGTCCTATTGTTGATGGCCAGCAGGAACCCCCTCAGCTGAAAATCGAAATCGGAGCCAACCGCTATGACATGCTCTGCTTCGAGGGCATCGCCCTCAACCTCAACATCTTCCTTGGTCGCATAAAGCCTCCCAACTTCCGCGTCGTCGAACCCAAGGACGCCAATACTCAAGTAATCAAGGTTCTGCCCGACACCACAAAGGTCCGCCCTTACGTCTCTGGTGCCGTCTTGCGCAATATCAAGTTCACTGCCGACCGCTATGAATCCTTCATTGCTCTACAGGACAAGCTGCACCAAAACCTGGCTCGAAACCGAACCCTGGTGTCCATGGGAACACACGATCTGGACACCATCCAGGGCCCCTTCACCTACGAGGCTCTGCCTCCCAGGGACATCAAGTTTATTCCCTTGAATCAGACCAAGGAAATGAACGCTGAAGAGCTCATGACCTTCTACGAAACCGATAAACATCTTGGCCGCTACCTGCATATCATCCGCGACGCCCCCGTATATCCCGTCATTTACGACGCCAACCGTATTGTTTGTTCATTGCCtcccatcatcaacggcgAGCACTCCAAGATCACCTTAAACACCACCAATGTCTTCATCGAGATCACCGCCACCGACATGACCAAGCTGCAAATTGTTCTCGACATGCTGGTAACCATGTTTTCCGGCTACGTCCAAGAGCCTTTCACTGTCGAGCCCGTCAAGATCATTTCAGAGCACAACGGCTTAACCCGTGTCACGCCGTCACTGAAGCCCAGAGTCACCCATGCCGAGGTTGACTACCTCAATAGCTGTACTGGCTTGAGCGAGACACCCGAGGGCCTTTGCAAGCTCCTCACCAAGATGGCCTACGACTCCAGGCCCTCAGACAAGGATCCCAACTTGCTCGAAGTCTCCATCCCTCCCACGCGTGCCGATGTCCTGCATCAATGTGATATTATGGAGGACCTGGCGGTCTGTTATGGTTTCAACAAGCTGCCTCGCACTGCCCCGACACGAAGTGCCACCATCGGTGCCCCCCTCATGATCAACAAGCTGGCCGACATTGTCCGATTCgaagccgccatggccggctgGAGCGAAGTCTTGCCCCTCATTCTCTGCAGCCACGATGAGAACTTTGCCTGGTTGAACCGCAAGGACGACGGCAAGACTGCCGTGCGTCTGGCAAACCCCAAGACCCTGGAATACCAAATTGTCCGCACCTCCCTGCTGCCCGGCCTCCTCAAGACCATCCGCGAGAACAAGGGTCACAGCGTTCCCTTCAAGATCTTCGAAGTTTCAGACGTTGCCTTCAAGGACGAATCTTCTGAGCGCAAGGCCCGCAACGAGCGCCACTTCGCCGCCGCGTGGTGCGGCAAATCAAGTGGTTTCGAGGTCGTACACGGCCTGCTCGACCGTATCCTCTCCATGCTCCGGACCGCCTTCCTCACTCACGACGAAGGCCTCACTGCCAAAGAGAGCGTCGACTACCAGGTCAAGCAGAATCCCACCAAGGCCGATGGCTACTGGatcgaggagctcaaggaggaGACTTTCTTCCCTGGCCACGCTGCCGCGGTGCATCTTCGCTTGGGCGGCAAGGACCGACGTATTGGCGAGTTTGGCATCATCCACCCTACAGTGTTGGAGAAGTTCGACTTGAG ATATCCCGTCAGCACGCTCGAGATTAACCTCGAGGTCTTCTTATAA
- the paa1 gene encoding Protein phosphatase PP2A regulatory subunit A yields the protein MTDATNTNDELYPIAVLIDELKHDDVLLRLNAIHRLSTIALALGAERTRDELIPFLDESVEDEDEVLVALSDELGGFIEYVGGPSYGHVLLSPLENLAAIEEPVVRDKAVESLNKICESLDAQQVEEYFIPLTIRLSKADWFTSKVSGCGLFTTPYRKVSPPIQEQLRQQFGLLVHDDTPMVRRQAATNLAKFVKEMPASIVIDEMIPLFQHLVQDDQDSVRLLTVEILISIAEVVPKEQQSSHGVLLTSLRNLIDDKSWRVRYMIADRFEKIAKAVDEEVVSRDLVPAFVKLLKDNEAEVRTAIAGQIPGFCALVERSTLLNDIMGSVEDLVSDSSQHVRAALGTQISGLAPILGKQETIDHLLPMFLQMLKDEFPEVRLHIISKLEQVNQVIGIDLLSQSLLPAIVQLAEDKQWRVRLAIIEYIPLLASQLGVKFFDEKLSNLCMGWLGDTVFSIREAATHNLKKLTEVFGVEWASEQIIPKVMGMGSHPNYLYRMTTCFAISTLATVVSINVIAKSILPMLDKMVDDDIPNIRFNVAKTYSVLINALRRLPDEGTLYSLEKEGAEIVPSPKGQELIQQRVLPNLTKLQKDDDVDVRYFATTAAAEATGSAQGGEPMNTSP from the exons ATGACTGACGCGACCAACACAAACGACGAACTTTATCCCATCGCAGTTCTCATCGACGAGCTAAAG CACGACGATGTCCTGCTCCgcctcaacgccatccaCCGCCTCTCTACCATTgctcttgcccttggcgccGAGCGCACTAGAGACGAGCTCATCCCTTTCCTCGACG AATctgtcgaggacgaggatgaagtcTTGGTAGCCCTGAGCGATGAGCTAGGCGGCTTTATCGAGTACGTTGGAGGTCCTTCATATGGTCATGTCCTCCTGTCGCCATTGGAGAATCTGGCTGCCATCGAAGAGCCCGTGGTTCGAGACAAG GCCGTCGAATCGTTGAACAAGATTTGCGAAAGCCTCGATGCACAACAAGTCGAAGAGTACTTTATTCCACTCACCATCAGACTCTCCAAGGCAGATTGGTTCACATCAAAAGTCTCTGGCTGTGGCCTCTTCACAACTCCTTACCGCAAGGTCTCTCCTCCTATCCAAGAACAGCTTCGCCAGCAATTTGGCCTACTCGTCCACGATGATACCCCCATGGTCCGCCGACAAGCCGCCACCAACCTGGCCAAGTTCGTCAAAGAGATGCCCGCGtccatcgtcatcgacgaAATGATACCCCTCTTCCAACACCTCGTCCAAGACGACCAGGACAGCGTGCGCCTACTCACGGTGGAGATTCTCATCTCCATCGCCGAGGTCGTGCCCAAAGAGCAACAGTCTAGCCATGGCGTGCTGTTGACTTCTCTGCGGAATTTGATAGATGACAAGAGCTGGAGGGTTCGTTACATGATCGCCGACAGGTTCGAAAAG ATCGCCAAGGCCGTTGATGAAGAGGTTGTTTCACGAGACCTCGTCCCCGCGTTCGTCAAGTTGCTCAAGGACAATGAGGCCGAAGTTCGGACTGCCATCGCCGGTCAGATCCCTGGATTCTGCGCCTTGGTCGAGCGATCTACCCTGCTCAACGACATTATGGGCAGTGTTGAAGACCTTGTGTCTGACAGCTCACAACACGTTCGTGCTGCCTTGGGTACGCAGATTAGTGGATTGGCTCCTATTCTTGGCAAGCAAGA GACTATTGACCACCTCCTCCCCATGTTCCTCcaaatgctcaaggacgAGTTCCCTGAAGTTAGACTTCACATCATCTCAAAACTCGAGCAAGTCAATCAAG TCATTGGCATCGACCTTTTATCACAGTCGTTGCTGCCTGCCATTGTTCAGCTGGCTGAAGACAAGCAATGGAGAGTCCGCCTCGCCATTATCGAGTACATCCCGCTACTTGCAAGCCAGCTTGGGGTCAAGTTCTTTGATGAGAAACTCAGCAATCTGTGCATGGGCTGGTTGGGAGATACTGTCTTCTCTATCCGTGAGGCTGCCACACACaacttgaagaagttgaCTGAGGTGTTTGGCGTCGAGTGGGCTAGTGAGCAGATCATTCCCAAGGTCATGGGAATGGGAAGCCATCCCAACTACCTGTACAGAATGACCACATGCTTTGCCATCTCG ACTTTGGCTACTGTTGTTAGCATAAACGTGATCGCCAAGTCCATTCTGCCCATGCTTGACAAGATGGTCGACGACGATATCCCCAACATCCGGTTCAACGTGGCCAAGACTTATTCGGTACTGATCAACGCGCTGCGCCGCTTGCCGGATGAAGGGACGCTGTATTCACTTGAGAAGGAGGGCGCCGAAATTGTGCCTTCACCCAAGGGCCAGGAGCTTATCCAGCAGCGCGTCCTGCCCAACTTGACGAAACTGCAAAAGGATGACGATGTGGACGTTCGATACTTTGCGACTACGGCGGCAGCTGAAGCGACGGGATCCGCGCAGGGCGGGGAGCCTATGAATACATCACCATAG
- the EFM4 gene encoding Protein-lysine N-methyltransferase EFM4: MSPDPEHLDPWNTLYTRELSNHAADPSDTGTSWFDDSDAERKTTQFLDSLSAAAALDRDTASVLDLGCGNGSMLFALREEGWTGRALGVDYSPQSVALARQVASSRAAAAPVEFAEWDIVGGSYADVLGGEQTDGWDVVLDKGTFDAVSLSDQRDQRGRRLCELYAGRIAPLVSKGGVFLVTSCNWTEEELTNWFVGKESEGGFVVAGRVEYRTFSFGGVKGQTISTLCFKRV, translated from the exons ATGTCCCCCGACCCAGAGCACCTGGACCC CTGGAACACCCTCTACACGCGCGAACTGAGCAACCACGCCGCCGACCCCTCCGACACAGGAACATCATGGTTCGACGACTCGGACGCGGAGCGCAAAACGACACAGTTCCTAGACTCCctatcggcggcggcagcgctGGACAGGGACACAGCGTCGGTGCTCGACCTCGGCTGCGGCAACGGCTCGATGCTCTTCGCCCTCCGGGAGGAGGGATGGACCGGGCGCGCCCTCGGCGTGGACTACAGCCCGCAGAGCGTAGCGCTCGCGAGGCAGGTCGCTTCGTCGAGGGCGGCCGCGGCTCCGGTCGAGTTCGCAGAGTGGGACATCGTGGGCGGCTCGTACGCCGATGTCTTGGGCGGCGAGCAGACGGACGGCTGGGACGTGGTGCTGGACAAGGGCACGTTTGACGCCGTTTCGCTGTCGGACCAGCGCGACCAGCGCGGCAGGCGGCTGTGCGAGCTGTACGCCGGGCGCATCGCGCCGCTGGTCAGCAAGGGTGGCGTTTTCCTCGTGACGAGCTGCAACTGGACCGAAGAGGAGCTGACCAACTGGTTCGTGGGAAAGGAGAGTGAGGGCGGCTTTGTCGTGGCCGGAAGGGTGGAATATAGGACCTTTAGTTTTGGCGGTGTCAAGGGGCAGACCATTAGTACCTTGTGCTTCAAGAGGGTATGA
- the TIF6 gene encoding Eukaryotic translation initiation factor 6 produces MAVRAQFENSNEVGVFSTLTNSYALVALGASENFYSIFEAELQDVVPTVRTTIAGTRIIGRLTAGNRKGLLVPTSTTDQELQHLRNSLPDSVRIQRIEERLSALGNVIATNDHIALVHPDLERETEEIIADVLGVEVFRQTVADNVLVGSYMSLSNQGGLVHPKTSIQDQDELSSLLQVPLVAGSVNRGSNVVGAGMVVNDWLAVTGLDTTATELSVIESVFRLGEGMGPSNINTSMKDTMVESFY; encoded by the exons ATGGCTGTACGAGCTCAGTTTGAGAACTCCAACGA GGTCGGAGTCTTCTCGACCCTCACCAACTCATATGCCCTGGTGGCCCTCGGTGCCAGCGAGAACTTCTACTCTATCTTCGAGGCAGAGCTTCAAGATGTCGTGCCCACAGTCCGCACAACCATTGCGGGAACTCGCATCATCGGCCGATTGACGGCTGGTAACCGAAAGGGTCTCCTCGTGCCCACATCCACCACAGACCAGGAATTGCAACACCTGCGCAACTCCCTCCCAGACTCGGTGCGCATCCAGCGCATTGAAGAGCGTCTTTCCGCTCTTGGCAACGTCATCGCCACCAATGACCACATTGCCCTGGTTCACCCTGACCTCGAGCGCGAGACCGAAGAAATCATTGCCGACGTCCTCGGCGTTGAAGTCTTTCGACAGACCGTGGCTGacaatgtccttgtcggcaGCTACATGAGCCTGTCCAACCAGGGCGGCCTCGTGCACCCCAAGACAAGCATCCAGGACCAGGACGAGCTGTCCAGCTTGCTACAGGTGCCCCTTGTTGCGGGCAGTGTCAACCGTGGCAGCAAtgtcgttggcgccggcaTGGTCGTCAACGACTGGCTGGCCGTCACTGGCCTCGACACCACAGCGACTGAGCTCAGTGTTATCGAAAGTGTTTTCAGACTCGGCGAGGGCATGGGCCCCAGCAACATCAATACCAGCATGAAGGATACCATGGTCGAAAGTTTCTACTAA